One Synechococcus sp. PROS-9-1 DNA window includes the following coding sequences:
- a CDS encoding DUF3288 family protein codes for MAEDIQQTHPLYASDRDILDSLLGFEGAPGPDQLTSAARLVTRYGEFPGADDIKTDLEKVVAGWGLTRDTLNTQCREIWESGWRPGQSLSDEVGSGSDVSDSEAL; via the coding sequence ATGGCAGAAGACATTCAGCAAACCCATCCTCTCTATGCGTCGGATCGGGATATTTTGGATTCCTTGCTTGGTTTTGAGGGTGCTCCGGGGCCCGACCAGCTCACCTCCGCAGCCAGACTTGTGACGCGTTATGGAGAGTTTCCTGGGGCTGATGACATCAAGACAGACTTAGAGAAAGTTGTTGCTGGCTGGGGCTTAACTCGGGACACTCTCAATACTCAATGCAGGGAGATCTGGGAAAGCGGTTGGCGCCCAGGTCAAAGTCTCAGTGATGAGGTTGGCTCTGGATCCGATGTTAGTGATTCGGAAGCTCTCTGA
- a CDS encoding chlorophyll a/b-binding protein encodes MNSSAQSQGDWFKDDASAQSKSERLVAAELLNGRLAMLGFVIGLFTEALTGHGILSQFTFGVLGIN; translated from the coding sequence ATGAATTCCTCCGCTCAGTCCCAGGGTGATTGGTTCAAGGATGATGCTTCGGCGCAAAGCAAGTCTGAGCGTCTTGTTGCTGCTGAGCTTCTCAACGGCCGCTTAGCCATGCTCGGCTTTGTGATTGGTTTGTTCACGGAAGCCTTGACAGGTCATGGCATTCTGAGTCAATTCACTTTTGGCGTTTTAGGAATTAATTGA
- a CDS encoding GNAT family N-acetyltransferase, with the protein MRPIQPADSPLLREIYVDAIQTQATQTYSPEQIRAWTNLAWLPGLLDRTFEEGQGWVSGVDEGFAIRHPANRLSMLYCRGRSSRQGHGSALLKAIECDAQQMGIQRLHTEASLLSRPMLEQRGWKVIAPEPFTIAGVPFVRFKMEKTLS; encoded by the coding sequence ATGCGGCCCATCCAACCCGCTGACTCCCCGTTGCTGCGCGAAATTTACGTGGATGCCATTCAAACGCAGGCCACTCAGACTTACAGCCCTGAACAAATAAGGGCTTGGACAAACCTCGCTTGGCTACCAGGACTTTTGGATCGCACCTTTGAAGAAGGCCAAGGCTGGGTCAGTGGAGTCGACGAAGGGTTCGCGATTCGCCATCCCGCCAACCGACTATCAATGCTGTATTGCCGAGGTCGATCTTCCAGGCAGGGGCATGGATCAGCCCTTCTTAAAGCCATTGAATGCGATGCCCAACAAATGGGAATCCAACGGTTGCACACAGAGGCCAGCCTCCTCAGTCGGCCCATGCTTGAACAAAGGGGCTGGAAAGTGATCGCTCCTGAGCCATTCACGATCGCCGGTGTGCCTTTCGTGCGCTTCAAGATGGAAAAAACATTGAGCTGA
- the gluQRS gene encoding tRNA glutamyl-Q(34) synthetase GluQRS, with protein MELPDHLSQVLQNGQRLSQQGYRGRFAPTPSGPLHLGNVRTALLSWLRARLNNGQWLLRVDDLDTPRIRSGAIESVRQDLRWLGLNWDGPLLLQSRRRGLYGSFLSTLRKQGYLYPCRCSRRQLDGETIYPGTCRRLDQDWGLRDARLPAWRLRVAEPFAKKVGDVILRRTDGVIAYHLATSIDELALGINEVVRGQDLVSVCAAQSAVITSLGMASPRYGHVPLLCDSSGQKLSKRDHAAGLSSLRDRGEAAAQVIGQLAASLGLVSPTNAISAEELLEELRNRQDKLTSLIVGADSSGKVRDQSRKKASN; from the coding sequence ATCGAGCTTCCCGATCACCTGAGTCAAGTCCTGCAGAACGGCCAGCGACTAAGCCAACAGGGCTATAGGGGCCGCTTTGCGCCGACTCCATCTGGTCCGCTTCATCTGGGCAATGTGAGGACGGCCCTTCTGTCTTGGCTACGGGCCCGACTCAACAACGGCCAATGGCTGTTGCGGGTTGATGACCTCGATACCCCAAGGATTCGTTCTGGCGCCATTGAGTCGGTGCGACAAGACCTTCGCTGGCTAGGCCTTAATTGGGATGGACCTCTCCTGCTGCAGAGCAGACGACGCGGACTGTACGGCTCATTCCTTTCAACCTTGAGGAAGCAGGGTTATCTCTATCCCTGCCGCTGCAGTCGCCGTCAGCTTGACGGTGAAACGATTTATCCGGGGACGTGCAGGCGGCTTGATCAAGACTGGGGCTTGAGGGATGCGCGATTACCGGCCTGGAGACTGCGCGTTGCTGAGCCTTTTGCCAAAAAAGTAGGAGATGTCATTCTCCGTCGCACTGATGGAGTCATTGCGTATCACTTGGCGACGTCTATAGACGAGTTGGCTTTGGGCATCAACGAGGTCGTGCGAGGGCAAGATCTGGTGTCGGTCTGCGCTGCCCAGAGCGCTGTCATCACGTCCTTGGGGATGGCCTCACCGCGCTACGGGCATGTGCCGTTGCTCTGTGACTCATCCGGTCAAAAACTGTCAAAACGCGATCATGCGGCAGGCTTGAGCTCGCTGCGTGATCGTGGAGAAGCGGCTGCACAAGTGATTGGCCAATTGGCAGCATCTCTTGGTCTGGTGTCTCCCACGAATGCGATTTCGGCTGAAGAATTACTGGAGGAGCTGAGAAATCGTCAGGACAAGCTCACCTCATTGATTGTTGGGGCTGATTCTTCAGGAAAAGTTCGGGATCAAAGCAGGAAAAAGGCCTCAAACTGA
- a CDS encoding HU family DNA-binding protein, with protein sequence MNKADLVNLVAARTELTKTDVSLVVDAAIDTIIDSVVEGKKVSILGFGSFEPRERSARQGLNPKTGEKIKIPAKRVPAFTAGKMFKDRVQG encoded by the coding sequence ATGAACAAAGCTGACCTCGTCAACCTCGTTGCTGCTCGCACCGAACTCACCAAAACGGACGTCTCGCTCGTCGTTGACGCCGCTATCGACACCATCATTGATTCCGTTGTCGAAGGAAAAAAAGTTTCAATCCTTGGTTTCGGTTCCTTTGAACCACGCGAGCGTTCTGCTCGTCAGGGCTTGAACCCTAAAACCGGTGAAAAGATCAAAATTCCTGCAAAGCGTGTTCCCGCGTTTACCGCTGGCAAAATGTTTAAGGACCGTGTCCAGGGCTAG
- a CDS encoding MBL fold metallo-hydrolase, with product MTMTSALESGRPPLQILGNLWLFPPNRDCRGGSSWWLDVEPEPVLIDCPPLTEATLQALHDLASDRPARILLTSREGHGRIRRLQERLRWPVLVQEQEAYLLPGVQPLETFVDSHITASGLKLLWTPGPTPGSCVVHAPAPLDVLFCGRLLIPVQEGQLAPLRHRRTFHWPRQQLSLQRVRDWIPPESSPALASGAGLGALRGGRLAPFDSWSPAQSDLLPQD from the coding sequence ATGACGATGACCTCGGCTTTGGAGTCAGGCCGCCCCCCTCTGCAAATCTTGGGCAACCTTTGGTTGTTTCCACCCAATCGAGACTGTCGGGGTGGGTCGTCTTGGTGGCTCGATGTGGAGCCAGAACCCGTACTGATTGATTGCCCCCCGCTGACCGAGGCCACGCTTCAAGCCCTGCATGATCTGGCTTCTGATCGTCCAGCTCGGATTCTTCTGACGAGTCGAGAGGGGCATGGACGCATTCGTCGTTTGCAAGAAAGATTGCGATGGCCTGTGTTGGTTCAGGAGCAAGAGGCCTACCTATTGCCTGGAGTTCAACCCCTTGAAACTTTTGTTGATTCCCACATCACAGCCTCCGGTTTGAAGCTGCTTTGGACGCCAGGACCCACACCTGGAAGCTGTGTTGTGCATGCTCCAGCCCCTTTAGATGTGCTGTTTTGCGGACGATTGTTAATTCCGGTTCAAGAAGGTCAGCTGGCTCCTCTTCGTCATCGACGCACATTTCATTGGCCGAGGCAGCAGCTCAGTCTTCAGCGTGTTCGTGACTGGATTCCTCCAGAATCCAGTCCAGCACTGGCTTCTGGAGCAGGGCTTGGGGCGCTGCGAGGTGGGCGTCTGGCTCCTTTTGATAGCTGGAGTCCTGCGCAATCAGACCTGCTTCCTCAAGACTGA
- a CDS encoding glycogen-debranching protein produces the protein MSTIHRGSPWPLGSTITSRGVNFSVAAPTANRLELLIFSHAEAKAPEQVIELCEQHRSANYWHVEVEGLGAGCCYCYRVFGPIEPGGHSFQPAKVLVDPCARAIDGWDIYQRAAATGASPNSDRCLKSVVCERDPFDFQAHPRPRHSWQETVIYELHIGGFTKRPDSGVSPDRRGTYLGVIEKIPYLKELGVTTIELLPIQAFDPNDAPAGRDNVWGYSPLSWFAPHHEYAVGSDPHSARDQVRDLVAACHDAGIEVLLDVVYNHTTEGNSNGPTLSWRGFADRNYYHQSDAGEYMDVSGCGNSIAANDPLSRQLILESLRCWATELGIDGFRFDLGIALSRGEKLKPLEHPPLFEAMEADPQLSELKLVSEPWDCGGLYRLSDFPAKRIGTWNGHFRDALRSFWKGDEGSTWPLGQRFRGSPDLYNGKAASLGSSVNLITAHDGFSLLDLVSFNNKHNLANGENNRDGENQNNSWNHGVEGPSSDRAIDALRRRQQRNLLSTLLLSRGVPMLLMGDEVGRSQGGNNNTWCQDSPLSWMIWGDDHCDHELQTFVQRLLDVRQQLAVLFNPTRPHNEKKPLRSSDSDELWRQWHGLELNKPDWANWSHCLAMSLQQGNQGAVLWMGFNAYFKSMHFDLPEAASPWCRLIDTALPAGEDLPTRIDQWSSFGVQLEARSLVVMVAQEYADRLSF, from the coding sequence TTGAGCACGATCCATCGCGGCAGTCCATGGCCACTAGGCAGCACGATCACATCCAGAGGTGTGAATTTTTCCGTTGCGGCGCCAACGGCCAATCGGCTCGAATTGCTGATCTTTTCTCATGCAGAAGCCAAAGCACCCGAGCAGGTGATTGAGCTGTGTGAGCAGCATCGCTCAGCAAATTATTGGCATGTTGAGGTCGAAGGTCTTGGTGCTGGTTGTTGCTACTGCTATCGGGTGTTTGGCCCCATTGAGCCAGGTGGCCATAGCTTTCAGCCCGCCAAAGTGCTTGTTGACCCCTGCGCCCGCGCCATTGATGGCTGGGACATTTATCAACGCGCAGCGGCGACCGGTGCATCACCCAACTCCGATAGATGTTTGAAATCGGTGGTTTGCGAGCGAGATCCGTTCGATTTCCAAGCCCACCCGCGGCCTCGCCATAGCTGGCAAGAGACCGTGATCTACGAACTCCACATCGGCGGGTTCACCAAACGCCCCGACAGCGGTGTGAGCCCAGATCGACGCGGAACTTACTTAGGAGTGATCGAAAAGATTCCCTACCTGAAGGAGCTCGGGGTCACCACGATCGAACTGCTGCCGATCCAAGCCTTCGATCCCAACGATGCCCCCGCTGGTAGGGACAACGTTTGGGGCTACAGCCCTCTCAGTTGGTTTGCACCGCATCACGAATACGCAGTGGGCTCGGATCCCCATTCAGCTCGAGACCAGGTCCGTGACCTCGTGGCGGCCTGCCATGACGCCGGCATTGAGGTCCTTTTGGATGTGGTTTATAACCACACCACTGAAGGGAATAGCAACGGTCCCACCTTGAGCTGGAGAGGGTTTGCCGATCGTAATTACTACCACCAGAGCGATGCGGGCGAATACATGGATGTGAGCGGTTGTGGCAACAGCATTGCTGCAAACGACCCACTCTCCAGACAACTCATCCTTGAATCACTCCGCTGCTGGGCCACTGAACTTGGCATCGACGGGTTCCGTTTCGATTTAGGGATTGCTCTCAGCCGCGGGGAGAAGCTGAAACCCCTGGAACACCCTCCCCTGTTTGAGGCGATGGAAGCTGATCCGCAGCTGAGTGAACTCAAACTGGTTAGCGAGCCCTGGGATTGTGGTGGGCTCTACCGGCTGAGTGATTTTCCGGCCAAACGGATTGGCACCTGGAACGGACACTTCCGTGATGCATTGCGCAGTTTCTGGAAAGGAGATGAGGGCAGCACCTGGCCTCTCGGACAACGCTTCCGTGGCAGCCCCGATTTGTACAACGGGAAAGCGGCAAGCCTTGGTAGCTCAGTGAACCTAATTACGGCCCATGACGGCTTCAGCCTCTTGGACCTGGTGAGCTTCAACAACAAACACAACTTGGCCAATGGTGAAAACAACAGAGATGGTGAGAACCAAAACAACAGCTGGAATCACGGCGTAGAAGGACCGAGCAGCGATCGCGCCATCGATGCACTGCGGCGCCGCCAACAACGCAATCTGCTCAGCACCTTGCTGCTCAGTCGTGGTGTTCCGATGCTGCTGATGGGCGATGAAGTGGGGCGGAGTCAGGGAGGGAATAACAACACCTGGTGCCAGGACAGCCCGCTCAGCTGGATGATTTGGGGAGATGATCACTGCGATCACGAGTTACAGACCTTCGTGCAGCGCCTGCTCGATGTGCGCCAACAACTTGCGGTTTTATTCAACCCAACCCGGCCTCACAACGAAAAGAAACCGCTGCGATCAAGCGACTCAGACGAGTTGTGGCGGCAGTGGCATGGCTTAGAGCTGAATAAACCTGACTGGGCTAATTGGTCCCACTGCTTGGCGATGAGCCTGCAACAAGGAAATCAAGGTGCCGTGTTGTGGATGGGCTTCAACGCCTATTTCAAATCTATGCACTTCGACCTACCGGAAGCGGCCTCGCCATGGTGTCGCTTGATTGACACAGCATTACCTGCTGGAGAAGATCTACCCACACGCATCGATCAATGGTCCTCATTCGGGGTTCAATTAGAGGCGCGCAGCCTCGTGGTGATGGTGGCTCAGGAGTACGCAGACCGACTGAGTTTTTAA
- a CDS encoding MFS transporter, producing MLAYGLGDAGTGLAATTLGFYLFPFFTSAAGLPAFIAGSLLTVIKLWDAINDPLIGWMSDHTSSRWGPRLPWMFAAALPLGISLAAMWWVPEGSTLQRTAYYVLMAILLMTAYTSVNLPYAALSTELTPETAIRTRLNAARFTGSILAGTIGLLVAVFVLREGSGGYLLMGQITGTIAAVATLLCCWGLAPYAKKAQRPSGNKEPLLQQLRRIRSNSRFLMVLGLYLLLWFGLQLMQVVALIWLVQVIHVPAGIATLLLLAFNVAALVGLQLWSVLSNRHGRIKALGWGSSIWIAACLLSMTLAPITESNAVALIPVIGLIMLVGLGASTAYLIPWSLLPDAIDADPTRPAGLYTAWMVFGQKLIIGLSMSVFGTLLSLTGYISTKTSDGALSSVQQPETALIAIRLCMGLIPAVLVVLGLLLMRRWPDRGAHLHSA from the coding sequence ATGCTCGCTTACGGGCTGGGGGATGCTGGTACCGGTCTAGCTGCTACGACGCTGGGGTTTTACCTATTTCCGTTTTTCACCTCTGCAGCAGGGTTGCCAGCTTTCATTGCCGGCTCCCTCCTCACCGTGATCAAGCTTTGGGATGCCATCAACGATCCCTTGATCGGCTGGATGAGCGATCACACCAGTAGTCGATGGGGTCCAAGACTTCCCTGGATGTTTGCAGCCGCACTGCCGTTAGGGATCAGCCTGGCAGCGATGTGGTGGGTTCCAGAGGGGAGCACCCTGCAGCGCACGGCGTATTACGTGCTGATGGCCATCCTGCTGATGACGGCCTATACAAGCGTGAATCTGCCCTATGCAGCGCTCTCCACAGAACTCACACCGGAGACGGCGATTCGCACGCGGCTGAATGCAGCTCGATTTACCGGATCGATTTTGGCGGGAACCATCGGGTTGCTCGTCGCGGTTTTCGTCTTGCGAGAGGGCAGTGGTGGGTACTTGTTGATGGGACAAATCACGGGGACCATCGCAGCGGTCGCAACACTGCTCTGCTGCTGGGGCCTTGCTCCTTATGCCAAAAAGGCTCAACGCCCGAGTGGCAACAAAGAACCCTTGCTGCAACAACTGAGGCGCATTCGCTCGAATTCACGATTTCTGATGGTGCTAGGGCTGTATTTGCTGTTGTGGTTTGGCCTACAACTGATGCAAGTGGTTGCCCTGATTTGGCTCGTTCAAGTCATCCACGTTCCAGCTGGAATTGCCACATTGCTGCTGCTTGCTTTCAATGTCGCTGCATTAGTAGGTCTCCAGCTTTGGAGCGTGTTGTCCAACCGTCACGGTCGAATCAAGGCACTTGGCTGGGGATCGAGCATTTGGATTGCCGCCTGCCTCCTCTCAATGACCCTTGCACCAATAACGGAGAGCAACGCGGTTGCCCTGATCCCGGTGATCGGCCTGATCATGCTGGTGGGATTGGGAGCCTCAACGGCTTACCTCATCCCCTGGTCGCTGCTCCCTGATGCCATCGACGCAGATCCCACCCGCCCAGCGGGCCTCTACACCGCTTGGATGGTGTTCGGACAAAAACTCATCATTGGCCTGAGCATGAGCGTTTTCGGAACATTGCTCTCGCTCACTGGATACATCTCCACGAAGACATCCGATGGCGCCTTGAGTTCTGTCCAACAGCCTGAAACAGCACTGATTGCCATTCGTCTCTGCATGGGTTTAATTCCAGCTGTGTTGGTGGTGCTCGGGCTTCTGTTGATGCGACGCTGGCCTGATCGCGGCGCTCATCTGCACAGCGCTTAA